From Myxococcales bacterium, the proteins below share one genomic window:
- a CDS encoding amidase, giving the protein MDEIVTKGAVELAALLRRREVSSEEVVGAFLARIAAKNPILSAFTTVFDEDARREARAKDKELAKRPGDLPPFFGVPTAVKDLNLVAGKRMQFGSRGAKVTWSPVDCRTTGRLRDAGFVFLGKLATSEYGIMPITEPDIHPPTANPWNLEHTAGGSSGGSGAALAADLVPIAQGSDGAGSVRIPSAFCHVFGLKPSRGRIRNAFMLPDETLLYTDGPLAHSVDDAAAMLDALAGITVGKPHWAPPPPRPFAELAKRPPGRLLVRFTTTNDLVATPPEIRAHVVRAAKVLADLGHDVEELTTTPGLSLEDFLPLWQKLAADVPLVRWKDTQPVTRWVAEGGARYSHAEVEGIRKELERRILAWLGETDIVLTPTVALPPPRLGLARSPDGPAEIFRRAAELGAYTAASNITGQPAASLPIGLTEQGLPIGLQIVGRRFADAEVLAISRVLEEALPYRKRRAPVAIA; this is encoded by the coding sequence TCCTCGCGCGAATCGCGGCGAAGAACCCGATCCTCTCCGCGTTCACGACCGTGTTCGACGAGGACGCGCGCCGAGAAGCGCGCGCGAAGGACAAGGAGCTCGCGAAGCGCCCTGGCGATCTTCCGCCGTTCTTCGGCGTGCCGACGGCCGTCAAGGACCTGAACCTCGTCGCTGGCAAGCGCATGCAGTTCGGCTCCCGCGGGGCGAAGGTCACCTGGTCGCCGGTCGATTGCCGCACGACGGGCCGGCTCCGCGACGCGGGGTTCGTCTTCCTGGGCAAGCTCGCGACGTCCGAGTACGGCATCATGCCGATCACCGAGCCCGACATCCACCCGCCCACGGCGAACCCCTGGAACCTCGAGCACACCGCGGGGGGCTCGAGCGGCGGGTCGGGCGCCGCGCTCGCGGCGGACCTCGTTCCCATCGCGCAGGGCAGCGACGGGGCCGGGTCGGTCCGTATTCCGAGCGCGTTCTGCCACGTGTTCGGGTTGAAGCCGTCGCGGGGGCGCATCCGCAACGCGTTCATGCTCCCGGACGAGACGCTCCTCTACACGGACGGCCCGCTCGCCCACTCGGTCGACGACGCGGCGGCCATGCTCGACGCGCTCGCCGGGATCACGGTCGGCAAACCCCACTGGGCTCCCCCTCCGCCGAGGCCTTTCGCCGAGCTCGCCAAGCGACCTCCAGGGCGCCTCCTCGTCCGATTCACCACCACGAACGATCTCGTGGCGACACCCCCGGAGATTCGTGCGCACGTCGTCCGCGCGGCCAAGGTGCTCGCTGACCTCGGGCACGACGTCGAGGAGCTCACCACCACCCCGGGGCTCTCCCTCGAGGACTTCCTCCCGCTCTGGCAGAAGCTCGCCGCCGACGTGCCGCTCGTGCGGTGGAAGGACACACAACCCGTGACGCGCTGGGTGGCCGAAGGTGGAGCGCGGTACTCGCACGCCGAGGTCGAGGGCATCCGCAAGGAGCTCGAACGGCGCATCCTCGCGTGGCTCGGCGAGACGGACATCGTGCTGACGCCCACCGTGGCCCTCCCCCCTCCACGGCTCGGGCTCGCGCGTTCCCCCGACGGCCCGGCCGAGATCTTCCGGCGCGCCGCGGAGCTCGGCGCCTACACGGCCGCGTCGAACATCACGGGCCAGCCCGCGGCGTCCCTCCCCATCGGGCTCACCGAGCAAGGGCTCCCCATCGGCCTCCAGATCGTGGGGCGCAGGTTCGCCGATGCGGAGGTGCTCGCCATCTCCCGCGTGCTCGAAGAGGCGCTCCCGTACCGAAAGCGGCGCGCGCCCGTCGCCATCGCCTGA
- the bfr gene encoding bacterioferritin: MKGDAKVIDLLNEILTGELTAINQYFLHGKMLKNWGYARLAHKLHHESIDEMKHADALIERILYLEGLPNVQRLGKVNIGQTVHEMLKNDYAVELVAVPLLNRAIAVCRDVGDHGTQDMLRSILESEEEHVDWIEAQFELIKQVGEAHYLAQQIRE; this comes from the coding sequence ATGAAAGGCGACGCCAAGGTCATCGACCTCCTGAACGAGATCCTCACCGGGGAGCTCACGGCCATCAACCAGTACTTCTTGCACGGCAAGATGCTGAAAAACTGGGGCTACGCGCGCCTCGCGCACAAGCTCCACCACGAGTCGATCGACGAGATGAAGCACGCCGACGCGCTCATCGAGCGCATCCTCTACCTCGAGGGATTGCCCAACGTGCAGCGCCTCGGCAAGGTGAACATCGGCCAGACCGTGCACGAGATGCTCAAGAACGACTACGCCGTCGAGCTCGTGGCGGTGCCGCTCTTGAACCGCGCCATCGCCGTGTGCCGTGACGTCGGCGATCACGGCACCCAAGACATGCTCCGGAGCATCCTCGAGTCCGAGGAAGAGCACGTCGACTGGATCGAAGCTCAGTTCGAGCTCATCAAGCAGGTGGGCGAAGCGCACTACCTGGCTCAGCAAATCCGCGAGTAG